From the genome of Amycolatopsis camponoti:
GAAGACGTCGGTGGGCAGTGTGGGCGTCGCCTGGGACGAGAAGGAGCGCCGCGACGTCGACGTCGAGCATGCGGTGCTGGCCGTCAAGCAGGCGGCGACCACCATCTCGGAGCGGCTGCTGGACCGGCAGCGCGACTGAAGACCGACACGCCCACATCGGGCCCTGTAGTCACTACGCGGTCCTAGCGCCGGCGAGCCGGCGGAGGATCGAGGTGGTGAGGTCACGGGTGGCGGTCCCGCGCACCTGGGCGAGCGTGGCGACGTCGTCGCCGTCTTTCCTGACCTGGGGGAGCCGCGTCTCGATCGCGTCGAGGACAACGCCCCGCAGTTCGGTGTTGACGTTGACCTTGCCGACGCCGGACGCTCCGGCCGCCGCAAGATCTTCCCTCGGCAACCCGGAGGCGCCGTGCAGGACCAGCGGTACGGCTGAGGCAACCCGAATGCGCGCGAGTCTGTCCCGGTCGATGAGGGGACGGCCCCGGTAGCGCCCGTGTACGTTGCCCACGGCGACGGCGAGCAAGTCGCAGCCCGACTGATCGACGAATCCCGCGACATCCGCGGGGTCCGTCATGCCCGCGGTATCGGGATCGAGGTCGAGCGCCCGGTCCTCGTGCCCGAGGATGCTGCCGAGCTCCGCTTCGAGCGTGAGGTCGGGGCCCGCGAGCCGGCGGATGCTGCGGACGAAGGCAGCATTGTCCTCGTGCGAAAGCTTCGAGCCGTCAGCGAGGACGGCGTCGACGCCCGCTTCGAGAGCCACCGCGATGATCGCTGCATCCGAAGCGTGGTCAAGCTGGACCGAAACGGGGACGGCGGCGGAGTCCGCGATCGCCCGCATGGCGCGGATGGTGCGGAGGCCCTCCACGGCCGCCGGAAGTGAGGGTGGGACCAGCAGGACGACGGGGGACCCTTCGGCCTCGGCGGCTTCGACGACCGAGACCGCCGTCGACGCGCCGTAGCAGGTGATCGCCGCGACGGCGGCGTTGTCGGTCAGCCGCTCGCGCGCTGTTTCGCGAAGCGATGCCCTCATGCGGCCGTCACCCGGATGCCGAGCGCGTCGAGGACCCGGGTGAGTGTGTCGGGCCCGCCGACGTTCCCGGGGACGACGACGTAGAGCACCTCGCGCCCGTCGTGCGCCGTCATGCGCCACGCCGAGACGCCCAGGAGGACCTGCCCGAGCACGAGGGCCGACGTCGCGCCGATTCCGGTCCGGGCGACCTCGGCGGAGGTGATGCCACCCTTGGCGACGACGACCCTGACTTCCGGTAGGAGAGAGCGCACGGCGGTCGTGAGCGCTCCCATGACTCGCTCGCCGTGGGAGAGCGTGTTGTGCTCGGTCGACCGTGCGCGCTCGGTGGTCAGGATCGTGACCGGTTTCCCCGCGAAGGACCGCCTGGCCTCTTCGGCCGCTTCGAGGCCGGCCGCCGACGGGGCGTCGAGCGCCGTCGCCGTGTTGATGACGGCGGGAGCGCCCCATGCGTTGGTGATCGGCTCGAGCTGGTCGCTCGCCCCGGAAGTGTGCGAGCCGCAGACGAGCAGTACGTGCCCGGGCCGGTCCACGAGCGGGGTCGGCAGGAGCCCGGTGCTCGTGACCGCGGCCAGCTCGGCGGCGAGCGGCGCTGCCGAGCGGACGACGATGCGCCGTCCCTTCGCAGTGACCGCGTCCACCGCGGCGGCGATCGCCGAGATGTCGGTCGCATCGACGGCGTCGGGGAGGACCACGGAGCCGCCGGGCGCTTCGGCTAGCACGCGGACCAGCTCGCCCGAGTGGACGTCTTCGAGTGGCACCGGAACGGCGGTGAGCCCGGACTTCTCGGCGACGTAGTCGACGAGGACGCCGGTGGAGAACCCGAACACCGGGTCGTCGGCGTATTCGCTCTCGTGCGCGGGAACGTCGTTCTGGCCGATCCGCACGTAGTGGACCCCGCCACGCGTCGTACGCCCGCCGTCGGGGAAGGCCGGGACGAAGAGCAGCACGGCGTCGTCGTCCAGGAAGACCTCGGACTCGGCGAAGACGTGACCCCGGAGCGTGGAGTCGCCGCGGAGGACGAAGCGCACGTCGTCGCCGAGCTGCTCGGCTGCGGCCTCGCCGTCGGCTTTGATCCGGCGCACCAGGGCGACGGCCTCATCCGAAGGAAGCGCGCGGCTGTTCGTCTGCACGTAGACCGAATCGGCGTCCGTGAGCGCCTCGGCGAGCAGCTCGGCGGTGCTGTCGAACAGGACGGTGACGCCGGTCGCGGACTGGGTTCCGGTGGGGTCATCGTCGAGGACGATGGTCTTCATGAGGCTTCCCTTGTCGAGCTGAGGTCGGGCGGGTTCAGGGTCAGGCAGGAAGCTCGGCGACACGACGAGCGAGGTAGTCCACGCCGATGCGGGGGCTCGCCAGAACCGGCAGGTGGATCTTTTCCTGAAGCACCTCGGCAAGGCGGGACATGGACGCCTGCGCCAGAACGATCATGTCGACCGTCTCGGCGAGGTCCATGGCCTGCTCGATGACCATCGAATCGTGTTTCTCGCGGTCTCCCGACATGAGGACCGAGAATGCCCCTTCGCACAGCCGCTGCTCGAGAGTCAGGCTGCGGCCGATTTCTTTTGCTTTTGCTTGGATCAGGTCCGAAGTGGGGCCGAGCGTGGTGGGCACAGTGGCCAAGACGCCGACGCGGGTGCCTTCCCGGGCGGCTCGCATCGCCATCGCCTCGTCGATTTTCACCACCGGGGTACGGACGCTTCGGGAAGCGACGTCCACGGCCGGCCCCAATGACGAGCATGCCGAGAAGATGATGTCCGCACCTGCTGATTCAGCCGCTTGCGCAAGATGCGTCATCCGCGCTTCGCTGTTCGGCGAGATCCCTTGCTCGCGGACAACCGTGGCCAGAACGTCGGAGTCGACGAAGTGCAGGACTTCGGCATCGGGAACAAGTTCGGCGATGAGATCATTGATCATCGGCTCGACAGAAACGAACACGAAGCTGGTGTGCAGGATCGCGATCTTCTTCGGCATCTTGGTTCCGCCCTTCGGTGGATTTCGTGGTGGGTGGCGTGCCTCGTCAACGGTTCGGTGTGACCGCGCCGGGCGAACTCATCCGTCGGTGTCGTCGTACAGGCCCGCGGCACGGGCGCGCTGGGTGGCCAGCTCGATCACCAGATCGAGGGTGGGGGTCGGGACGTGCACCAGTTCGGCGAGGTCGAGGGGGGCCCGGAGGATGGCGTCGACCTCCATGGGGCGGCCCGCCCGCAGGTCCTGCGCGATGCTCTGCAGATGGCTGGACTTCGCCAGCTTGCCGAGGCCCTCGGCGGGATCGCCGGGGTCGCAGCCCAGGGCGCGGGCGATGGCGGTGCCTTCGGCGGCCATCGCCTTCGCGGTGGCGGCGACGGCGGATTTGTCGAGGACATCCTTCATGGGCGAGGCGGTGAGGACAGCCAGCGAACCGCCGACCAGGTTCATCGCGAGCTTGGTCCAGACCGCGTCCCGGATCTTCGGGGTAACGGTGACCTCGAGGCCGCTGGGGTTCATCAGCGACGCCAGCTCGTCGAGCCTCGCGTCGGGCCGGCCGTCGAGGTGTCCGATGATCAGGCGGTTGCGCGCGTTCTCGGCACGAACGACTCCCGGTTCGAGCACGCTGCAGGCGGTGTAGGCGACGGCGCCCACCGCGCGTTCGGGGCCGATGTGCTTCCACAGTGCGCGCTCGGGGTCCAGCCGTCGAAGGTGAGTGCCGTCCCTGGCTCCGCCGTGGTGGTGGAAGTACCACCAGGGAACGCCGTTCACGACGAACAGTGCCAAGCCGTCCTGGCGGAGCAGGGAACCGATCTGCTCGGCGATGCCCGGCAGAGCCGGCGACTTGACGGCGGCGATGACGACGTCTTGCGGCTCCAGTTCGCCGGGCCGGTCGGTGGTGACCGGGTGCGAGAGCAGCGTTCCGGTACGGGTCTCCACCCGCAGCCCGTCCCGCCGGATCGCGGCCAGTTGCCCGCCGCGAGCGATCAACGAAACCTCGGCCTCTCCCGCGGCGAGGCGTCCGGCCAGATGCCCGCCCACCGCTCCTGCGCCGTACACGCAGATTTTCACGTGCGCTCCCGTTCCGTGCCGTGTCGATCAGTCGAATTGCTTGCGCTTCTGTGTCGCGGCGGCGGTGAGGAACGAGATGTCGTTGCCGGTGGAGACATAGCCGCCACCGAGTTCCAGGTACCGCCGGATGAGATCCGGCCGCCCGCCCAGTCCGCCGATGCCGACGGTCTTTCCGTGTTTCCGGCAGGCATCGATGACGTGCAGGTACGCCTCGTGCACCAAGGGGTGGTCCATTTTCCCGGCGACACCGAGTTCGACGCTCAGGTCGTTCGCTCCGACGAGGAGGATGTCCACGCCGTCGACGGCGGCGATGGCCTCGGCCGCGTCCAGGCCGGCCTGGGATTCGATCTGCGCCACGACCATCGAGGCGTCGTCGAGTTCGCGGACGGTCTGATCGGCGGGCAGTGACCGGTAGTGCAGCTGGGGTGCGGCACCCGCGAGGGACCGTTCGCCCCGGGGAGCGTGCTTGACGGCGAGAACCGCCGTGCGCGCCTCGTCGGCCGACTGCACGCCGGGTACGACGATCCCCATGGCGCCGGAGTCCATGACCCTGGCGATGAAGGCCGGATCCAGCCCGGGCACGCGGACGAGCGGGGTGATGCCCAGATGGTTGCAGGCCATACAGATCTGGCCCGCGGCTTCAAGGGAAAAGCTGCTGTGCTCCAGATCGATGTAGACCGAGTCGAACCCTGCCGTGTGCGCGATGGCGGCGATGTCGATGGTCCGTACCAGCCGGACGGTCATCGAGTACACCGGTTCGCCCCGGGCCAGCTTTTCCTTGACCGGATTGCGCAGCAGGCGGGTGGTCTCGTCGTGCATGTCGTTCACAGCTCCTGTCCGACTCGGAAGTTCTCAGCCGAACAGCGTCGGCAACGCTTGCGCCTCGTCCTCGAACCCGTAGACGGATTTGACTTCGAGGTACTCTTCGAGCCCGAAGCGGCCCATCGAGCGGCCGATGCCCGACTCCTTGTAGCCACCCATGGGGGTGTAGGAGTCCGTGGCCGCGCCGTTGTAGCTGATCCGTCCGGCGCGCAGCCCGTTCGCCACGCGGCGGGCATTCTCCCGGTCGCCGCCAAAGACGAAGCCGCCGAGCCCGTAGGGCGAATCGTTGGCGATGCGCAGGGCGTCGTCCTCGTCACGGTAAGGAAGGACGGCCAGCACCGGCCCGAAGATCTCCTCCCGGCCGATCCGCATGTCCGGGGTGACTCCGGTGAACACCGTGGGCTGCACAAAATAGCCGCGGTCGAGACCGTCCGGGCGCTCGAGGCCGCCGGTGACGAGACGGGCACCCTCGTCGAGACCGCTTTGGATGTGCTCTTTGATCGACTTGAACTGGGCGGCGCTGACGACCGGACCCATCGTCGTCGAGCTGTCCAGCGGGTCGCCGAGGCGGAAGCGGCGTGCCTCGTCGACCAGAAACGGCACGACCTGCTCGACCTGGCTTTCGTGCACCAGCATTCGGCTGGGCGCGTGACAGGACTGGCCGGCGTTGAAGAAGCAGCGCTGGACGTTCCAGCGCGCGGCTCGTTCCAGATCGGCGTCGGGCAGCACGACGGTGGCCGATTTTCCGCCCAGCTCGAGGCAGACCCGTTTCACGGTGCCCGCGGCGGCGGCGCCCACCTGCTTGCCGGCCGCGGTGGACCCGGTGAAGGAGATCAGGTCGACCCCGGGGTGGTGGGACAGCGTGTCGCCGACCTCGCGGCCGCGGCCGTTCACGAGGTTGAACACGCCTGGCGGCACCTCGGCCTCGTGCAGCACCTTGGCCAGCAGCACCCCGCTCGCGGCGGAGTTGAGGCTGGGTTTGGCGACCATCGTGCACCCGGCGACCAGCGCGTAGACGAGCTTGATCACTCCGGTCTGGATGGGCCAGTTCCACGGGGAGATCAGTGCGCAGACGCCGATCGGCTCGCGGCGGACGATGGCGTTGCCGATCCGCGATTCGAAGGGGTACTCGCGCACGATGTCGCGGGCCACCCGCATGTGCTGGGCCGGGCCGGTGACTTGGGCGCGATTGCCGACGGGGATGCCGACCTCGCGCGCGATCAACTCGGAGAACTCGTCGGCGTAGGACTCGTAGACGTCGATGACGCGGTCGATCACCGCGATCCGCTCGGCCGGCGAGGTGGTGGAAAAGGTCTTGAACGCGTCCCGGGCGGCGGCGACCGCGCGGTCCGCGTCCGCCGCGCCGCCGAGGGCTACTCGGGCGAAGGGCTCTTCGCGGGTGGGGTCGACGAGTTCCACTTCGTGGGGTTCGACTGGTTCCGTCCACCGGCCGTCGATGTAGAGGTGCGGGTGCTGCCTCATGGGCGAGGCCTCCTCAGGCTGTGTGCGGGTCGGTCAGCTGCTGTGGGTGTAGCCGCCGTCGCAGGCGATCGTCTGGCCGGTGATGAACGCGGACGCCGGCGTGGCCAGGAAGAACATGATGCCGACCAGGTCGGTGGGAACCATCCCCCGCGGGATGCACTGCAGCGCCGCGGCGCGCTCACGGACCTCGACGGTGGGGTTGACGGTGCGCTCGACTTCCGTGGCGACACTGCCTGGCCGCACGCAGTTGACGGTGATCCCGTAGCCGCCCAGCTCGCGCGCCAAGGAGTTGGTCATGCCGATCACCGCCGCCTTCGAGGTGACGTAGTGCAGGTAGTTGACGGTCCCGCGGGTCACCGCGTCGGAGGAGACGTTGATGATGCGGCCGAATCCCGCTTCGCGCATGTGCGCCGCGACCGCCCGAACACACAGGTAGGTGCCGGTGACGTTGACCTTCAGCACCTTTTCCCACTGCGACAAGGGGATCTGGTCGAACGGCCCCTTCTCGATGCTCGCGAAGACCGACGCGTTGTTGATCAAGACGTCGACCCGGCCCCATCGTTCGACGATGGTGTCGACCATCGCCTCGGTCGACGATTCGTCGGCCACGTCCACCTGGACGGCCAAGCCGGTCCCGCCGGCTTCGTGGATCTCCTTGACCACTGCCTCCGCCTTGGCGAAGTCGAGGTCGGCCACGACGGCAACGGCCCCCGCCGCGGCGAACTGGCGAGCCAGTTCTCGACCGATGCCCTGCGCTGCACCGGTCACGACCACCACCCGCCCCTCGACACTGAAATCCCGCGCCGAGGCCGGTACTCCGGAGTCCTCTGGGGTGTGGGTCAGGGTCGTCGTCATGCTCGTTCCTCGTCGCGTCGCGCTTCATGGTGGACAGGCAGCAATGGTGGGCGGGAGGTGCTGTCTCGGCCGTCTGCGCCCGCGCTCCGCGGTGCTCCGGCTAGCGCCTCTGTCGCTATTGAACATATCCTGTAATATGGGATATTGTCAATCACGGCGACCAGACCGGCGCCGCTGCAGGACGGCGGCAGACCGGAAGTCACCGCCCATCGGCTCTCGCCGCGGGGAGACATCGATTGTGTGAAGGAGCAGGAGATGCGCGTAGGCAAGGCATCCGACACCGGCAGTGAGCGAGTCGGAACCATGCGCGAGGGAACCCTCGATCAGAAGCACCTGCTGTTCGGCGAAGACGGCTCGCCCAACAACTACGACCTGAACATGGGGCTCACGGGCGGTGGTGGCTGGCGAACCCCGCGCCACCGGCACAACTTCGACCAGATCCGCTACGTCATCCAGGGCACGCTGCCATACACCGAGAACGACGTGCTGGAGGAGGGGTGGGTCGGGTACTTCCCCGAAAGCATCCACTATGGACCCCAAGAGCGTCCGGAGGGCTTGCGGACCATGGTTCTGCAGTGTGGCGGCGCGAGCGGTGGCGGCTACCTGAGCGTCGCGCAGCGGGAGGCGACGAACGCCGAGCTGGCCAAGACCGGTGAGTTCAAGAAGGGCAAGTACCACTACACGGACGCCGATGGCGTGGCCCAGGTCCAGGACGGTTCGCAGGCGATCTTCGAGCACGCCACCGGAGGCAAGCTCGAGTTCGCTGCCCCGCGCTACACCGACGTCATCGCGATGAACCCGGAGGCCTACGACTGGCTGCCCCAAGGCGGCGTCGGTGTCTGGGAGAAGTGGCTGGGAAGCTTCACCGAACGCGATCTGCGGATCGGTCTCCTGCGCTTGGACGCCGGTGCGGTGTACCAGGCGGGTCAGCACCCGTCCATCGAAATCCTGTTTCAGATCAACGGTCAGGTGAACGCGGGCGGCGAGAAGTACGGTCCCGAGACCGGGTATGAATTTCTGGCCAACGAGGGACCGGTGCCGGTCGAGGCAGTCGAGCCGACCGAGTTCTTGCGCGCGGTGCTGCACAAGTTCTGAGCCGAGGTGGGGCAACACGGGAATCACGTGTCCCGTGTTGCTTCCCGCCGCTGGACACCGAAGACAAGCCGAAGGTAGCAAACCGCATGACCGAACAAGGTGGAACGAGCCCGCGCGACATACTCCATGATCTGGCGGAGTTCGCGAGCCGGACGGAGTACCGCCGCCTGCCCGAATCCGCGGTCGAAGGCGCGAAGAAGAGCATCCTGGACACCCTTGGCGTGATCTTGGCCGCCAGCGGACTCGAACCGGCGATCTCCCCGGTCATCGAGCTGGTGAGAGAGACCGGCGGTCGTGCCGAGGCCTCCGTGCTGGGCTTCCGGGAGCGGGCCCCGGCGATCATGGCGGCGTTCGCGAACGGTGCGATGGCGCACTGTCTCGATTTCGACGACCAGACGCCATGGGGCCAGCACGCGGCGAGCTCCATCATTCCGGCCGTCTTCGCGGTCGCGGAGCGGCGCGGCGGGGTCTCCGGCGAAGACCTCATCGCCGGTGTGGCGGTGGGGCAGGACATTTTCGCGCGCTTCCGGCGGGGCATCGACTGGCGCAAGGACTGGAACTTCTCGACGGCGATGGGTGTGTTCGCCGCAACGGCCGCGGCCTCACGCGTGATCGGCTTGCCCCCCGAACGCATCGCAGCTGCTCTGAGTATCGCCAGCACGCAGTCCGCCGGCGTGATGGAGACTGTTTTCGGAACGGGCAGCGACCTGCACGGCCTTTACGCCGGATTCTCCGCGAAGGGTGCAGTGCTCGCGACGCTTCTGGCGCACAAGGGAACCACGGGCGTGTCGACGCTGTTCGAAGGGGAGCACGGTGTCCTCAACACCTACTTCGGTGGGCGCTACGACCGCGAGTCGATCCTGAAAGACCTGGGGGAGGTGTACCTCGGCGGCACGACCCTCTACAAGTTCTGGCCCTCTGTCGGCACCTCTCACGGTCACATCCACGCGACGATCCAGGTCCTGAAGGAGCAGGCACTGAGCGTGGATGACATCAGAGAGATCCGCGTATATGTGGGGGATCACCACAACCTGATGTGCCGGCCACTCGATCTTCGACGCGCACCGGTCACTGCCGTCGACGCGAAGTTCAGCCTTCCGTTCCTGGTCGCCGTGGCCGCGGTCCGCGGGACTGTCGTCGTGTCGGACTTCGCCGACCGGGCGCGGCGTGATCCCGAGGTGCTCGCCGCCGCGCAGAAGGTCTTACCGATAACTGATTCCAGCCTCGACTGGAAGTTCGACATGCTGCCGGGCCGGGTCGAGATCGTCACCCAGGATGGGCGGAGCTTCACCAAGACGGGAGACGGACTGCCAGGAAGTCCGGAAGCGCCGATGACGTGGAGTCAGGTAGCCGAGAAGTTCGGCAGCTGCGCGGCCGCTGCTGCTGTCCCGCCCGCCGCCGAACAGATCCGCGAGGCACAGGAGATGGCACGCGCGTTGGAGTCGCAGGTCGACGCCACGACGCTGGTGAGAGGTCTTGCACTTTCCTGAGGACGGGCGGTGACACGCCATCCCGGCCGAACGGCAACACTGGGCAGTCCCTGCCTGCCCTTGACGACGAGACCGGCATGAGCCGCGGTACGCGTCCTCGGGACCGTGGCCGAGATCTCGTCAATCGGTGCTGCTCTCGCCTCAGCGCTGTGGCCGTAGTGCTGACGCGGCCTCGGGCGGTGCTGTCGTCAGGTGGTTCTTGCATGTGCTGTACCTGCTGGTCGCGCTGCTTGGCTTGCGCCGGGGTGAAGCGGCGGGGTTGCGGTGGTGCGACATCGATCTGGACGCACGGGTGCTCCAAGTGTCTCACCAGGTACAAGACCATAATGGCCGGACCGTGATCTGCCCGCCGAAAACTGAGAGCAGCGTCCGCGTCCTCGCACTGGACGGTATTTCAGTATCTGCGCTGCGATGCCTGAGGGCCG
Proteins encoded in this window:
- a CDS encoding class II fructose-bisphosphate aldolase, coding for MRASLRETARERLTDNAAVAAITCYGASTAVSVVEAAEAEGSPVVLLVPPSLPAAVEGLRTIRAMRAIADSAAVPVSVQLDHASDAAIIAVALEAGVDAVLADGSKLSHEDNAAFVRSIRRLAGPDLTLEAELGSILGHEDRALDLDPDTAGMTDPADVAGFVDQSGCDLLAVAVGNVHGRYRGRPLIDRDRLARIRVASAVPLVLHGASGLPREDLAAAGASGVGKVNVNTELRGVVLDAIETRLPQVRKDGDDVATLAQVRGTATRDLTTSILRRLAGARTA
- a CDS encoding four-carbon acid sugar kinase family protein; the protein is MKTIVLDDDPTGTQSATGVTVLFDSTAELLAEALTDADSVYVQTNSRALPSDEAVALVRRIKADGEAAAEQLGDDVRFVLRGDSTLRGHVFAESEVFLDDDAVLLFVPAFPDGGRTTRGGVHYVRIGQNDVPAHESEYADDPVFGFSTGVLVDYVAEKSGLTAVPVPLEDVHSGELVRVLAEAPGGSVVLPDAVDATDISAIAAAVDAVTAKGRRIVVRSAAPLAAELAAVTSTGLLPTPLVDRPGHVLLVCGSHTSGASDQLEPITNAWGAPAVINTATALDAPSAAGLEAAEEARRSFAGKPVTILTTERARSTEHNTLSHGERVMGALTTAVRSLLPEVRVVVAKGGITSAEVARTGIGATSALVLGQVLLGVSAWRMTAHDGREVLYVVVPGNVGGPDTLTRVLDALGIRVTAA
- a CDS encoding aspartate/glutamate racemase family protein — its product is MPKKIAILHTSFVFVSVEPMINDLIAELVPDAEVLHFVDSDVLATVVREQGISPNSEARMTHLAQAAESAGADIIFSACSSLGPAVDVASRSVRTPVVKIDEAMAMRAAREGTRVGVLATVPTTLGPTSDLIQAKAKEIGRSLTLEQRLCEGAFSVLMSGDREKHDSMVIEQAMDLAETVDMIVLAQASMSRLAEVLQEKIHLPVLASPRIGVDYLARRVAELPA
- a CDS encoding ketopantoate reductase family protein; translated protein: MKICVYGAGAVGGHLAGRLAAGEAEVSLIARGGQLAAIRRDGLRVETRTGTLLSHPVTTDRPGELEPQDVVIAAVKSPALPGIAEQIGSLLRQDGLALFVVNGVPWWYFHHHGGARDGTHLRRLDPERALWKHIGPERAVGAVAYTACSVLEPGVVRAENARNRLIIGHLDGRPDARLDELASLMNPSGLEVTVTPKIRDAVWTKLAMNLVGGSLAVLTASPMKDVLDKSAVAATAKAMAAEGTAIARALGCDPGDPAEGLGKLAKSSHLQSIAQDLRAGRPMEVDAILRAPLDLAELVHVPTPTLDLVIELATQRARAAGLYDDTDG
- a CDS encoding HpcH/HpaI aldolase family protein; the encoded protein is MHDETTRLLRNPVKEKLARGEPVYSMTVRLVRTIDIAAIAHTAGFDSVYIDLEHSSFSLEAAGQICMACNHLGITPLVRVPGLDPAFIARVMDSGAMGIVVPGVQSADEARTAVLAVKHAPRGERSLAGAAPQLHYRSLPADQTVRELDDASMVVAQIESQAGLDAAEAIAAVDGVDILLVGANDLSVELGVAGKMDHPLVHEAYLHVIDACRKHGKTVGIGGLGGRPDLIRRYLELGGGYVSTGNDISFLTAAATQKRKQFD
- a CDS encoding aldehyde dehydrogenase family protein, which codes for MRQHPHLYIDGRWTEPVEPHEVELVDPTREEPFARVALGGAADADRAVAAARDAFKTFSTTSPAERIAVIDRVIDVYESYADEFSELIAREVGIPVGNRAQVTGPAQHMRVARDIVREYPFESRIGNAIVRREPIGVCALISPWNWPIQTGVIKLVYALVAGCTMVAKPSLNSAASGVLLAKVLHEAEVPPGVFNLVNGRGREVGDTLSHHPGVDLISFTGSTAAGKQVGAAAAGTVKRVCLELGGKSATVVLPDADLERAARWNVQRCFFNAGQSCHAPSRMLVHESQVEQVVPFLVDEARRFRLGDPLDSSTTMGPVVSAAQFKSIKEHIQSGLDEGARLVTGGLERPDGLDRGYFVQPTVFTGVTPDMRIGREEIFGPVLAVLPYRDEDDALRIANDSPYGLGGFVFGGDRENARRVANGLRAGRISYNGAATDSYTPMGGYKESGIGRSMGRFGLEEYLEVKSVYGFEDEAQALPTLFG
- a CDS encoding SDR family NAD(P)-dependent oxidoreductase; translated protein: MTTTLTHTPEDSGVPASARDFSVEGRVVVVTGAAQGIGRELARQFAAAGAVAVVADLDFAKAEAVVKEIHEAGGTGLAVQVDVADESSTEAMVDTIVERWGRVDVLINNASVFASIEKGPFDQIPLSQWEKVLKVNVTGTYLCVRAVAAHMREAGFGRIINVSSDAVTRGTVNYLHYVTSKAAVIGMTNSLARELGGYGITVNCVRPGSVATEVERTVNPTVEVRERAAALQCIPRGMVPTDLVGIMFFLATPASAFITGQTIACDGGYTHSS
- a CDS encoding MmgE/PrpD family protein; this encodes MTEQGGTSPRDILHDLAEFASRTEYRRLPESAVEGAKKSILDTLGVILAASGLEPAISPVIELVRETGGRAEASVLGFRERAPAIMAAFANGAMAHCLDFDDQTPWGQHAASSIIPAVFAVAERRGGVSGEDLIAGVAVGQDIFARFRRGIDWRKDWNFSTAMGVFAATAAASRVIGLPPERIAAALSIASTQSAGVMETVFGTGSDLHGLYAGFSAKGAVLATLLAHKGTTGVSTLFEGEHGVLNTYFGGRYDRESILKDLGEVYLGGTTLYKFWPSVGTSHGHIHATIQVLKEQALSVDDIREIRVYVGDHHNLMCRPLDLRRAPVTAVDAKFSLPFLVAVAAVRGTVVVSDFADRARRDPEVLAAAQKVLPITDSSLDWKFDMLPGRVEIVTQDGRSFTKTGDGLPGSPEAPMTWSQVAEKFGSCAAAAAVPPAAEQIREAQEMARALESQVDATTLVRGLALS